A stretch of the Anaeromyxobacter sp. genome encodes the following:
- a CDS encoding phosphoesterase has product MDLSILYHGNCFDGCASAALFGRFMAARQGVQLGAIRHRPMAHGQGDPFPSDAFSGGLTACVDFRFSASPGLHWWFDHHQSAFLSPADRATFEADRSGQKFWDPAAPSCTGFIHRTLRDRFGFEDPSLAELVHWAEIIDAARFPSAAVAVRLEEPALRIMTLLEATRDPALPDRIIEAMRTTPLAALAAAPWVTEPLAPLLERHRAAISLFRQLARLEGGVVEVDLGDTPVEAANKFIAYDLFPAARYTVVVSRDAKRTKVSVGSNPWPVTPRTHDLSQLCQRYGGGGHPVVGAVTLPPGRLDEARRVAGEIARALRVEPSP; this is encoded by the coding sequence ATGGACCTCTCGATCCTCTATCACGGCAACTGCTTCGACGGCTGCGCCAGCGCGGCGCTCTTCGGCCGCTTCATGGCGGCGCGTCAGGGGGTCCAGCTCGGCGCCATCCGCCACCGCCCCATGGCCCACGGCCAGGGTGATCCCTTCCCGTCCGACGCCTTCTCGGGCGGGCTGACGGCCTGCGTCGACTTCCGGTTCTCGGCCAGCCCCGGCCTCCACTGGTGGTTCGACCACCACCAGAGCGCCTTCCTCTCACCGGCCGACCGCGCCACCTTCGAGGCCGACCGCTCGGGTCAGAAGTTCTGGGACCCGGCGGCGCCCTCCTGCACCGGCTTCATCCACCGGACGCTGCGCGACCGCTTCGGCTTCGAGGACCCTTCGCTGGCCGAGCTGGTCCACTGGGCCGAGATCATCGACGCGGCCCGCTTCCCCTCGGCGGCGGTGGCGGTGCGGCTGGAGGAGCCGGCGCTCCGGATCATGACGCTGCTCGAGGCCACCCGCGACCCGGCGCTGCCCGACCGGATCATCGAGGCCATGCGGACCACGCCGCTGGCCGCCCTGGCCGCCGCCCCCTGGGTGACCGAGCCCCTGGCGCCGCTGCTGGAGCGCCACCGGGCCGCCATCTCCCTCTTCCGCCAGCTGGCCCGCCTCGAGGGCGGGGTCGTCGAGGTGGACCTGGGCGACACGCCCGTCGAGGCCGCCAACAAGTTCATCGCCTACGACCTCTTCCCCGCCGCCCGCTACACGGTGGTGGTCTCCAGGGACGCCAAGCGGACCAAGGTGTCGGTGGGCTCCAACCCGTGGCCGGTGACGCCGCGCACCCACGACCTCTCGCAGCTGTGCCAGCGCTACGGCGGCGGCGGCCACCCGGTGGTGGGCGCGGTCACCCTGCCGCCCGGCCGGCTCGACGAGGCGCGCCGCGTCGCCGGCGAGATCGCCCGGGCGCTGCGGGTGGAGCCCTCGCCGTGA
- a CDS encoding Bor family protein, with protein MRPPRLAPLALAAALALAGCHTVRYQTARPASARHVEQTHHFFLWGLVGKPVVDLEAACPEGVARWRSGATFGGWLAGVVTLGLWSPRTVVIECAEVSR; from the coding sequence ATGCGCCCCCCGCGCCTCGCCCCGCTCGCCCTCGCCGCCGCTCTGGCGCTGGCCGGCTGCCACACCGTCCGCTACCAGACGGCCCGGCCGGCCTCGGCCCGCCACGTCGAGCAGACCCACCACTTCTTCCTCTGGGGGCTGGTCGGCAAGCCGGTGGTGGACCTCGAGGCGGCCTGCCCGGAGGGCGTGGCCCGCTGGCGGAGCGGCGCCACCTTCGGCGGCTGGCTGGCCGGGGTGGTGACGCTGGGGCTGTGGAGCCCGCGCACCGTGGTCATCGAGTGCGCCGAGGTGTCGCGGTGA
- a CDS encoding HPr kinase/phosphorylase: MDAIRVGAFLDDKKFDLRLSLVAGKKGLSRRISSTRIQKPGLVLAGFTEYLHRERVQVFGNTEMSYLATLPPERQVELARNFFAQEIGCLVVTKGLEVPAPLVAAADEVGVPVFRTSHLSSTFIESVQNYLEDVLTAQTSMHGVLLDVFGVGILLLGKSGIGKSEIALDLIMRGHRLVADDIVDVKRKSPEAVVGAGSEIIKHHMEIRGLGIINIKDLFGVAAIRERKKVEIVLELVEWDPAVEYDRLGVEDRKYRILDVEVPMLVVPVRPGRNMTTIIEVAARNHLLKQQGHHSAREFQERLNRAIALSPGARAGEMDVE, encoded by the coding sequence ATGGACGCCATCCGCGTCGGGGCCTTCCTCGACGACAAGAAGTTCGATCTCAGGCTCTCCCTGGTCGCCGGGAAGAAGGGCCTCTCCCGGCGCATCAGCTCCACCAGGATCCAGAAGCCCGGGCTGGTGCTGGCCGGCTTCACCGAGTACCTGCACCGCGAGCGGGTGCAGGTCTTCGGCAACACCGAGATGAGCTACCTGGCCACCCTGCCGCCGGAGCGGCAGGTCGAGCTGGCCCGCAACTTCTTCGCCCAGGAGATCGGCTGCCTGGTGGTGACCAAGGGGCTGGAGGTGCCGGCGCCCCTGGTGGCCGCCGCCGACGAGGTGGGGGTGCCGGTCTTCCGCACCAGCCACCTCTCCTCCACCTTCATCGAGTCCGTCCAGAACTACCTGGAGGACGTGCTGACCGCCCAGACCTCGATGCACGGGGTGCTGCTGGACGTCTTCGGGGTGGGCATCCTGCTCCTGGGCAAGTCGGGCATCGGCAAGAGCGAGATCGCCCTCGACCTCATCATGCGCGGCCACCGCCTGGTGGCCGACGACATCGTGGACGTCAAGCGCAAGTCGCCCGAGGCGGTGGTGGGCGCCGGCAGCGAGATCATCAAGCACCACATGGAGATCCGCGGCCTGGGCATCATCAACATCAAGGACCTCTTCGGCGTGGCCGCCATCCGCGAGCGCAAGAAGGTGGAGATCGTCCTCGAGCTGGTGGAGTGGGATCCGGCCGTGGAGTACGACCGCCTGGGCGTGGAGGACCGCAAGTACCGCATCCTCGACGTGGAGGTGCCCATGCTGGTGGTGCCGGTCCGCCCCGGCCGCAACATGACCACCATCATCGAGGTGGCGGCCCGCAACCACCTGCTCAAGCAGCAGGGCCACCACTCGGCCCGCGAGTTCCAGGAGCGGCTCAACCGGGCCATCGCGCTCTCGCCGGGCGCGCGCGCCGGCGAGATGGACGTCGAGTGA
- the rapZ gene encoding RNase adapter RapZ: MTAPAEAAPRPPELLILTGVSGSGKTTALRALEDAGFYCVDNLPIVLLEKLLDLSGHTAGEVSRIAAVVDARDTRFLGEAPRIIGELRARGVALTVLFLDCADEALVRRYSETRRRHPLAGEGGTVQDGIAAERLALEGLRALADEVVDSTTLNVHDLKKQVARRFVGGEGARLGVTVVSFGFRYGIPAHADLVLDVRFLPNPYFVPALRPHDGTEPEVRDFVLGQPDAQAFLDRLVDFGGFLLPRYRAEGKSYLTIAIGCTGGKHRSVAIAGELARRLESAGQAVRLWHRDVEKE, from the coding sequence GTGACCGCCCCCGCCGAGGCCGCCCCCCGGCCGCCCGAGCTCCTGATCCTCACCGGCGTCTCCGGCTCCGGCAAGACCACCGCGCTCCGGGCCCTGGAGGACGCCGGCTTCTACTGCGTCGACAACCTGCCCATCGTGCTGCTGGAGAAGCTGCTCGACCTCTCCGGCCACACCGCCGGCGAGGTGTCGCGCATCGCCGCGGTGGTGGACGCCCGCGACACCCGCTTCCTGGGCGAGGCGCCCCGCATCATCGGCGAGCTGCGGGCCCGCGGGGTGGCGCTGACGGTGCTGTTCCTCGACTGCGCCGACGAGGCGCTGGTGCGCCGCTACTCGGAGACCCGCCGCCGCCACCCGCTGGCCGGCGAGGGCGGCACGGTGCAGGACGGCATCGCCGCCGAGCGGCTGGCGCTGGAGGGGCTGCGGGCGCTGGCCGACGAGGTGGTGGACTCCACCACCCTGAACGTGCACGACCTGAAGAAGCAGGTGGCGCGCCGCTTCGTGGGCGGGGAGGGGGCCCGGCTGGGCGTCACGGTGGTCTCCTTCGGCTTCCGCTACGGCATCCCGGCCCACGCCGACCTGGTGCTCGACGTCCGCTTCCTGCCCAACCCCTACTTCGTGCCGGCGCTCCGGCCGCACGACGGCACCGAGCCGGAGGTGCGCGACTTCGTGCTGGGGCAGCCCGACGCGCAGGCCTTCCTGGACCGGCTGGTGGACTTCGGCGGCTTCCTGCTGCCGCGCTACCGGGCCGAGGGGAAGAGCTACCTGACCATCGCCATCGGCTGCACCGGCGGCAAGCACCGCTCGGTGGCCATCGCCGGGGAGCTGGCCCGCCGGCTGGAGTCGGCCGGGCAGGCCGTGCGGCTCTGGCATCGCGACGTGGAAAAGGAGTAG
- a CDS encoding PTS fructose transporter subunit IIA, translated as MVGLVVATHGELAAELLRTTEAIVGPVALASAVSVDSQTSVEEARGRLATAIHKVGTDGEGVLVLTDMFGGTPANLALTFLDEQIEVVTGVNLPMLIKLATTRADGLAAAAELACAHGQKNITLASALLRAKVQPARR; from the coding sequence ATGGTCGGACTGGTCGTCGCCACCCACGGGGAGCTCGCCGCCGAGCTGCTCCGCACCACCGAAGCCATCGTCGGCCCGGTCGCCCTGGCGTCGGCGGTCTCGGTCGACTCGCAGACCTCGGTGGAGGAGGCGCGGGGCCGGCTGGCCACCGCCATCCACAAGGTGGGGACCGACGGCGAGGGCGTGCTGGTGCTCACCGACATGTTCGGCGGCACCCCGGCCAACCTGGCGCTCACCTTCCTCGACGAGCAGATCGAGGTGGTCACCGGCGTCAACCTGCCCATGCTGATCAAGCTGGCCACCACCCGGGCCGACGGCCTGGCGGCCGCCGCCGAGCTGGCCTGCGCCCACGGCCAGAAGAACATCACCCTGGCCAGCGCGCTCCTGCGCGCCAAGGTCCAGCCCGCCCGCCGCTGA
- a CDS encoding PTS sugar transporter subunit IIB produces MIPVVRVDNRLLHGQVLETWMPRLQVARVVVADDAAAASPLAQAAMTLCVPAEVPVEVLPLDRVDFAALAAAPGPVLVLVREVAGLVRAAAGGLTPARARRLNLGNVHFAEGRRPVSPSVFLSAAELAALEALAAAGFEVEARALPTDPPAGLAELARRYAAAR; encoded by the coding sequence GTGATCCCAGTCGTCCGCGTCGACAACCGCCTGCTGCACGGCCAGGTGCTGGAGACCTGGATGCCGCGCCTGCAGGTGGCGAGGGTGGTGGTGGCCGACGACGCGGCGGCGGCCAGCCCGCTGGCGCAGGCCGCCATGACGCTGTGCGTCCCCGCCGAGGTGCCGGTGGAGGTGCTGCCGCTCGACCGGGTGGACTTCGCCGCCCTGGCGGCCGCCCCGGGCCCGGTGCTGGTGCTGGTGCGCGAGGTGGCCGGCCTGGTCCGGGCCGCCGCCGGGGGGCTCACGCCGGCCCGGGCGCGCCGCCTCAACCTGGGCAACGTCCACTTCGCCGAGGGGCGCCGGCCGGTCAGCCCGTCGGTGTTCCTGAGCGCGGCCGAGCTGGCCGCCTTGGAGGCGCTGGCCGCCGCCGGCTTCGAGGTGGAGGCGCGGGCGCTGCCCACCGACCCCCCCGCGGGGCTGGCCGAGCTGGCGCGCCGGTACGCCGCCGCCCGATAG
- a CDS encoding PTS sugar transporter subunit IIC, translating to MPYLLLGLIAGFAAVERKGFLQAMLSRPIALAPVAGLALGDPAGGLYVAAPLELLWLGAVNMGAALPLHESIGTAAIAAGAVLAGQALGTGVTAPVAILAVLLCAPLALLGRRADRLVEVKNEQLAARAEHELACHHAQAAVRQNLHGLLLPFALSALLVPVGAALCGAAVPALLRAAPGAGAPLTLAWWAFAGVACAAGAKALRARRAGWAFAAAAVAVLAGGLLMGGAA from the coding sequence GTGCCCTACCTCCTCCTCGGCCTCATCGCCGGCTTCGCCGCCGTGGAGCGCAAGGGCTTCCTGCAGGCCATGCTGTCGCGCCCCATCGCCCTGGCGCCGGTGGCCGGGCTGGCCCTGGGCGACCCGGCCGGCGGCCTCTACGTGGCCGCGCCGCTCGAGCTGCTCTGGCTCGGCGCCGTCAACATGGGGGCGGCCCTGCCGCTGCACGAGTCGATCGGCACCGCCGCCATCGCCGCCGGCGCGGTGCTGGCCGGGCAGGCGCTCGGCACCGGGGTGACCGCCCCGGTGGCCATCCTGGCGGTGCTGCTGTGCGCCCCGCTGGCGCTGCTGGGCCGCCGCGCCGACCGGCTGGTGGAGGTGAAGAACGAGCAGCTGGCGGCCCGCGCCGAGCACGAGCTGGCCTGCCACCACGCCCAGGCGGCGGTGCGCCAGAACCTGCACGGCCTGCTCCTGCCCTTCGCCCTCTCGGCCCTGCTGGTGCCGGTGGGCGCGGCCCTGTGCGGCGCGGCGGTGCCGGCCCTGCTGCGCGCCGCCCCCGGGGCCGGCGCCCCGCTCACCCTGGCCTGGTGGGCCTTCGCCGGGGTGGCCTGCGCCGCCGGGGCCAAGGCGCTCAGGGCCCGCCGCGCCGGCTGGGCCTTCGCGGCCGCCGCGGTGGCCGTGCTGGCCGGCGGGCTCCTCATGGGAGGCGCCGCGTGA
- a CDS encoding PTS system mannose/fructose/sorbose family transporter subunit IID codes for MRLRQATLLRVFWRCLFLQAAWNRRGMQNLGFAYAIDPALRALYADPVAREEALQRHLGFFNCHPYMAAAILGGAIHHEEKVAAGQEPGAAPLTYKATLQGPLAAVGDGFFWTALRPFFGAVAAVGALTIGWPAVVAALLAYNLIHASIRWGLFRAGYEKGDGVVADIARLALPRLADRLRLLGAVLCGAAAGLLALAAVGGQLAVSGGTAGGPLAGAVGAAGAAAVALGAALGYLALARGVPLFPVVYAGAAAAAVAAMALGGRWNGGS; via the coding sequence GTGAGGCTGCGCCAGGCCACCTTGCTGCGCGTCTTCTGGCGCTGCCTCTTCCTGCAGGCCGCCTGGAACCGGCGCGGCATGCAGAACCTGGGCTTCGCCTACGCCATCGACCCGGCGCTGCGGGCGCTCTACGCCGACCCGGTGGCCCGCGAGGAGGCGCTGCAGCGCCACCTGGGGTTCTTCAACTGCCACCCCTACATGGCCGCGGCCATCCTGGGCGGGGCCATCCACCACGAGGAGAAGGTGGCGGCCGGGCAGGAGCCCGGGGCCGCCCCGCTCACCTACAAGGCCACCCTGCAGGGGCCGCTGGCGGCGGTGGGCGACGGCTTCTTCTGGACCGCGCTGCGCCCCTTCTTCGGCGCGGTGGCGGCGGTGGGCGCGCTCACCATCGGCTGGCCGGCGGTGGTGGCGGCGCTGCTGGCCTACAACCTGATCCACGCCTCCATCCGCTGGGGGCTGTTCCGGGCCGGCTACGAGAAGGGCGACGGCGTGGTGGCGGACATCGCGCGGCTGGCGCTGCCCCGCCTGGCCGACCGGCTCCGGCTGCTGGGCGCGGTGCTGTGCGGCGCGGCCGCCGGCCTGCTGGCGCTGGCGGCGGTGGGCGGCCAGCTGGCGGTCTCGGGCGGCACGGCCGGCGGCCCGCTGGCCGGGGCGGTGGGGGCCGCGGGCGCGGCGGCGGTGGCGCTGGGCGCGGCGCTGGGCTACCTGGCCCTGGCGCGCGGGGTGCCGCTCTTCCCGGTGGTCTACGCCGGGGCGGCGGCGGCGGCGGTGGCGGCGATGGCGCTCGGTGGGCGCTGGAACGGGGGCTCGTGA
- a CDS encoding HPr family phosphocarrier protein, producing MSRLQKTFTIVNPLGLHARPAAQLVQAANRHKSEVLFAKDGAEVNAKSIMGVLTLAAARGSQLTVTVEGEDAETALAAIGKMIETGFGEG from the coding sequence ATGTCGCGGCTGCAGAAGACCTTCACCATCGTGAACCCGCTGGGGCTGCACGCCCGGCCGGCCGCCCAGCTGGTCCAGGCGGCCAACCGGCACAAGAGCGAGGTGCTCTTCGCCAAGGACGGGGCCGAGGTGAACGCCAAGTCCATCATGGGGGTGCTCACCCTGGCGGCGGCGCGCGGCAGCCAGCTCACCGTGACGGTGGAGGGCGAGGACGCCGAGACCGCCCTGGCCGCCATCGGCAAGATGATCGAGACCGGCTTCGGGGAGGGCTAG
- the ptsP gene encoding phosphoenolpyruvate--protein phosphotransferase, giving the protein MATGTTILVGIGASAGIAIGRCWPVDRRKVRTPKRRLGPEEVEPELGRFRAALERSDQQLGEVRRKVAEAEGSSAGDHVAIIDMHRMMLKDEMLVLEAQRLVREERINAEWAVKRAVRKIKAAFSDAADEYFKERRADVDFVGERIIKNLLGEQVDVDEPPPEGAIIVAHDLSPADTALLLHDRKVAAFVTDAGAKTSHTAIVARALEVPAVVAVGRITALADRGDWIIVDGARGVVIIDPTPGERADYQVARERWLEHEQELLRTRDLPASTQDGVTVRLAGNIEFAEEVPSLLSHGGEAVGLYRTEFLYLQREQLPTEEDHYQDARRILEQLAPRPVTIRTFDLGGDKLPAGMRVHTENPALGLRAIRYCLRQPELFRAQLRGLLRAAPHGNLRLMFPMISGINELRAAKRALADVREELRREGHDLPPIPVGIMIELPSAAVISDRLAAECDFFSIGTNDLIQYTIGIDRQNKDVAYLYKPLHLAVVRLLKLVCDNAAAAGIPVSMCGEMAGEPMNALVLMGLGVTEFSMNGPSIPLVKRVIRAARAEDGRALAARVLTLTSADEIEREVKDEMSRRFGALLDHDAQVGPVSG; this is encoded by the coding sequence GTGGCCACCGGCACCACCATCCTGGTCGGCATCGGCGCCTCCGCCGGCATCGCCATCGGCCGCTGCTGGCCGGTGGACCGGCGCAAGGTCCGCACCCCCAAGCGGCGGCTCGGGCCCGAGGAGGTGGAGCCTGAGCTGGGCCGCTTCCGCGCCGCCCTGGAGCGCTCCGACCAGCAGCTGGGCGAGGTGCGCCGCAAGGTGGCCGAGGCCGAGGGCAGCAGCGCCGGCGACCACGTCGCCATCATCGACATGCACCGCATGATGCTCAAGGACGAGATGCTCGTCCTGGAGGCGCAGCGGCTGGTCCGCGAGGAGCGCATCAACGCGGAGTGGGCCGTCAAGCGGGCCGTCCGCAAGATCAAGGCCGCCTTCTCCGACGCGGCCGACGAGTACTTCAAGGAGCGGCGCGCCGACGTGGACTTCGTCGGCGAGCGCATCATCAAGAACCTGCTGGGCGAGCAGGTGGACGTGGACGAGCCGCCGCCGGAGGGGGCCATCATCGTGGCCCACGACCTCTCGCCGGCCGACACGGCGCTCTTGCTGCACGACCGCAAGGTGGCGGCCTTCGTCACCGACGCCGGGGCCAAGACCAGCCACACCGCCATCGTGGCGCGGGCGCTGGAGGTGCCGGCGGTGGTGGCGGTGGGGCGCATCACCGCCCTGGCCGATCGCGGCGACTGGATCATCGTGGACGGGGCGCGCGGGGTGGTCATCATCGACCCCACCCCGGGCGAGCGGGCCGACTACCAGGTGGCGCGCGAGCGCTGGCTGGAGCACGAGCAGGAGCTCCTGCGCACCCGCGACCTGCCGGCCTCGACCCAGGACGGGGTCACGGTGCGGCTGGCCGGCAACATCGAGTTCGCCGAGGAGGTGCCCAGCCTGCTCTCGCACGGCGGCGAGGCGGTGGGGCTCTACCGCACCGAGTTCCTCTACCTGCAGCGCGAGCAGCTGCCCACCGAGGAGGACCACTACCAGGACGCCCGGCGCATCCTGGAGCAGCTGGCGCCGCGGCCGGTCACCATCCGCACCTTCGACCTGGGCGGCGACAAGCTGCCGGCCGGCATGCGGGTGCACACCGAGAACCCGGCCCTGGGGCTGCGCGCCATCCGCTACTGCCTGCGCCAGCCGGAGCTCTTCCGGGCCCAGCTGCGCGGGCTCCTGCGCGCCGCCCCCCACGGCAACCTGCGGCTCATGTTCCCCATGATCTCGGGCATCAACGAGCTGCGGGCCGCCAAGCGGGCCCTGGCCGACGTGCGCGAGGAGCTCAGGCGCGAGGGGCACGACCTGCCGCCCATCCCGGTGGGCATCATGATCGAGCTGCCCAGCGCGGCCGTCATCTCCGACCGGCTGGCGGCCGAGTGCGACTTCTTCAGCATCGGCACCAACGACCTCATCCAGTACACCATCGGCATCGACCGGCAGAACAAGGACGTGGCCTACCTCTACAAGCCGCTGCACCTGGCGGTGGTGCGGCTGCTCAAGCTGGTGTGCGACAACGCCGCGGCGGCCGGCATCCCGGTCTCGATGTGCGGCGAGATGGCCGGCGAGCCCATGAACGCGCTGGTGCTGATGGGGCTGGGGGTCACCGAGTTCTCCATGAACGGCCCGTCCATCCCGCTGGTGAAGCGGGTCATCCGGGCGGCCCGCGCCGAGGACGGGCGGGCCCTGGCGGCGCGGGTGCTGACGCTCACCTCGGCCGACGAGATCGAGCGCGAGGTGAAGGACGAGATGAGCCGGCGCTTCGGCGCCTTGCTGGACCACGACGCCCAGGTGGGGCCGGTCTCGGGGTAG
- a CDS encoding methionine adenosyltransferase produces MSATDYLFTSESVTEGHPDKMADQISDAVLDAVLKTDPKGRVACETLLKTGYVMIAGEITSDALLDFPKIARRVVRDIGYTDSAMGFDFSTCAVLVAVDEQSRDIAQGVDTGGAGDQGMMFGYACDETPTLMPAPIQYAHAVTRQLAKVRKGGVAFLRPDGKSQISVEYRDGKPFRIDTVVVSTQHSEEVSNKELHEVVRELVIAKSLPRKLLDKKTKIHINPTGRFVTGGPMGDTGLTGRKIIVDTYGGMGRHGGGAFSGKDPSKVDRSAAYMGRYIAKNVVASGLATRCEVQVAYAIGVAEPVSVLVETFGTATVAEDKIGKAVRRVFGLTPRAIMEQLDLRRPIYEKTAAYGHFGRTEKSFTWERTDKAEELAAAGGLKKQAG; encoded by the coding sequence ATGTCCGCCACCGACTACCTCTTCACCTCGGAGTCCGTCACCGAGGGCCATCCGGACAAGATGGCCGATCAGATCTCCGACGCCGTGCTCGACGCGGTGCTCAAGACCGACCCCAAGGGCCGGGTGGCCTGCGAGACGCTGCTCAAGACCGGCTACGTCATGATCGCCGGCGAGATCACCTCCGACGCGCTGCTCGACTTCCCCAAGATCGCGCGCCGGGTGGTGCGGGACATCGGCTACACCGACAGCGCCATGGGCTTCGACTTCAGCACCTGCGCGGTGCTGGTGGCGGTGGACGAGCAGTCGCGCGACATCGCCCAGGGCGTGGACACCGGCGGCGCCGGCGACCAGGGCATGATGTTCGGCTACGCCTGCGACGAGACCCCCACCCTCATGCCGGCGCCCATCCAGTACGCCCACGCCGTCACCCGGCAGCTCGCCAAGGTGCGCAAGGGCGGCGTGGCCTTCCTCCGGCCGGACGGCAAGAGCCAGATCTCGGTGGAGTACCGCGACGGCAAGCCCTTCCGCATCGACACGGTGGTGGTCTCCACCCAGCACTCCGAGGAGGTCTCCAACAAGGAGCTGCACGAGGTGGTGCGCGAGCTGGTCATCGCCAAGTCGCTGCCGCGCAAGCTGCTCGACAAGAAGACCAAGATCCACATCAACCCCACCGGCCGCTTCGTCACCGGCGGCCCCATGGGCGACACCGGCCTGACCGGCCGCAAGATCATCGTGGACACCTACGGCGGCATGGGCCGCCACGGCGGCGGCGCCTTCTCCGGCAAGGACCCGTCCAAGGTGGACCGCTCGGCCGCCTACATGGGGCGCTACATCGCCAAGAACGTGGTGGCCTCCGGCCTGGCCACCCGCTGCGAGGTGCAGGTGGCCTACGCCATCGGCGTGGCCGAGCCGGTCTCGGTGCTGGTGGAGACCTTCGGCACCGCCACGGTGGCCGAGGACAAGATCGGCAAGGCGGTGCGCCGGGTCTTCGGCCTGACCCCGCGCGCCATCATGGAGCAGCTCGACCTGCGGCGGCCCATCTACGAGAAGACCGCCGCCTACGGCCACTTCGGCCGCACCGAGAAGAGCTTCACCTGGGAGCGGACCGACAAGGCCGAGGAGCTGGCCGCAGCGGGCGGGCTGAAGAAGCAGGCCGGGTAG
- a CDS encoding metalloregulator ArsR/SmtB family transcription factor — MKPAPAQPPAADPSRPAALLGWMDGLADETRLRLLRVLEREALSVQELCDVLRLPQSTVSRHLKTLSDQGWLTSRRQGTASFYAFSPDAEAGARRLWKLARAETEAWAAAGQDELRLEARLKARRAGAQEFFAGAAQEWEALRAELYGAAFEREALGALLPPDWIVADLGCGAGTLTAALAPHVARVIGVDQSAAMLRTARRRLDGAANVELHRAGLEALPLPAASCDAALLVLVLAYVPEVAPVLAEAARILRPGGRLVLVDLARHDDQDFARRLGQARLGFAPADLTRALAAAGLAGATVRPLPPEPGAKGPALLLATAHRPGP, encoded by the coding sequence ATGAAACCCGCCCCCGCCCAGCCCCCTGCCGCCGACCCCTCCCGGCCCGCCGCCCTGCTCGGCTGGATGGACGGGCTGGCCGACGAGACCCGCCTGCGGCTCCTGCGGGTGCTGGAGCGCGAGGCGCTCTCGGTGCAGGAGCTGTGCGACGTGCTGCGGCTGCCGCAGTCCACCGTCTCGCGCCACTTGAAGACCCTCTCGGACCAGGGCTGGCTCACCAGCCGGCGCCAGGGCACCGCCAGCTTCTACGCCTTCTCGCCGGACGCCGAGGCCGGGGCCCGCCGGCTCTGGAAGCTGGCCCGCGCCGAGACCGAGGCCTGGGCCGCCGCCGGGCAGGACGAGCTGCGGCTGGAGGCGCGCCTCAAGGCCCGCCGCGCCGGGGCCCAGGAGTTCTTCGCCGGCGCCGCCCAGGAGTGGGAGGCGCTCCGGGCCGAGCTCTACGGCGCGGCCTTCGAGCGCGAGGCGCTGGGCGCCCTCCTGCCGCCGGACTGGATCGTGGCGGACCTGGGCTGCGGCGCCGGCACCCTCACCGCCGCCCTGGCCCCGCACGTGGCGCGGGTCATCGGGGTGGACCAGTCGGCCGCCATGCTGCGCACCGCCCGCCGCCGCCTCGACGGCGCCGCCAACGTGGAGCTGCACCGCGCCGGGCTGGAGGCGCTGCCGCTGCCGGCCGCCTCTTGCGACGCGGCGCTGCTGGTGCTGGTGCTGGCCTACGTGCCCGAGGTGGCGCCGGTGCTGGCCGAGGCGGCCCGCATCCTCAGGCCGGGCGGTCGCCTGGTGCTGGTGGACCTGGCCCGCCACGACGACCAGGACTTCGCCCGCCGGCTCGGCCAGGCCCGCCTGGGCTTCGCCCCCGCCGATCTCACCCGCGCCCTCGCCGCCGCCGGCCTCGCGGGCGCCACCGTCCGCCCGCTGCCGCCCGAGCCGGGCGCCAAGGGGCCGGCGCTGCTGCTGGCCACCGCCCACCGGCCGGGCCCCTAG